From the genome of Edaphobacter dinghuensis, one region includes:
- the modB gene encoding molybdate ABC transporter permease subunit, which translates to MDFEALWLTLRLATGTTAILLAVALPLAWWIASGKGAGRAVVQAVVALPLVLPPTVLGFYLLVMLGPLTAPGRLLTRLFGHSLSFSFSGLLVGSVLYSLPFAVQPLVAGFGMVDRGYIEASAGLGASPWRTFWSVVMPLSRGGLLTSAVLAFTHTVGEFGVVLMIGGNIPGATQTLSISLYDQVQDFNYKAANQTALVLVAVSLAALIVIYSRRESGVGRGELV; encoded by the coding sequence ATGGATTTCGAGGCGCTTTGGCTAACGCTGCGGCTGGCGACGGGCACGACGGCAATTCTGCTGGCGGTGGCGCTGCCGCTGGCGTGGTGGATCGCCTCAGGCAAGGGCGCGGGACGGGCCGTGGTGCAGGCCGTGGTGGCGCTTCCGCTGGTGCTGCCGCCGACTGTGCTCGGCTTTTATCTGTTAGTAATGCTGGGGCCTCTGACCGCACCGGGACGCCTGTTGACGCGCCTCTTCGGACACTCGCTGTCCTTCAGCTTCTCCGGCCTGCTGGTCGGATCGGTGCTCTATAGTTTGCCCTTTGCCGTGCAGCCGCTGGTGGCGGGTTTCGGCATGGTGGATCGCGGGTACATCGAGGCCTCGGCTGGCCTGGGCGCCTCGCCGTGGAGGACCTTCTGGAGCGTCGTCATGCCGCTATCGCGCGGCGGTCTGCTGACTAGCGCGGTGCTGGCCTTTACCCATACCGTCGGCGAGTTCGGCGTGGTGCTGATGATCGGCGGCAATATTCCCGGAGCCACACAGACGCTCTCGATCTCGCTCTACGACCAGGTGCAGGACTTCAACTACAAGGCGGCCAACCAGACGGCGCTGGTGCTGGTGGCCGTCTCGCTGGCGGCGCTGATCGTGATCTACTCGCGGCGCGAGAGCGGAGTGGGGCGAGGCGAACTTGTCTGA
- a CDS encoding ATP-binding cassette domain-containing protein: MSETATYLNFSMRHRQGTLAFDAAFALSRPWTVLFGPSGSGKTTVLRAIAGLMRPDEGRVVWRGAVETTWFESADGTFLPAYRRGVRLAAQVAALFPSRTVRQNIAYGVPSASAAIVDEALERFHLTGLAESMPWKLSGGERQRVAVARAAASAITVETGSLLLLDEPFAGLHLSLRDELLDDLRGWLAARKTPVLSVTHDVGEAFQLDAEVIKFADGRVVEQGPVETVLAEERTRLMEQLSRLQQKR; encoded by the coding sequence TTGTCTGAGACTGCAACCTATCTGAATTTCTCCATGCGGCACCGTCAGGGCACGCTTGCGTTCGACGCTGCCTTTGCGCTGAGCAGACCATGGACGGTTCTGTTTGGGCCGTCGGGGAGCGGAAAGACGACGGTGTTGCGCGCCATCGCCGGGCTGATGCGGCCAGACGAGGGACGCGTCGTGTGGCGTGGAGCTGTGGAGACAACGTGGTTCGAGAGCGCGGACGGAACTTTTCTACCTGCCTATCGGCGTGGCGTTCGTCTTGCCGCTCAGGTGGCGGCGCTGTTTCCCAGCAGGACGGTGCGACAGAACATCGCCTACGGTGTGCCGTCGGCGTCGGCTGCAATCGTCGACGAGGCGCTCGAGCGATTTCACCTCACGGGACTGGCGGAGTCGATGCCGTGGAAGCTTTCGGGCGGGGAGCGTCAGCGCGTCGCTGTGGCTCGGGCCGCGGCTTCGGCGATCACGGTCGAAACCGGTAGCCTGCTTCTGCTCGACGAGCCCTTCGCCGGGCTGCACCTCTCGCTGCGCGACGAGCTGCTCGATGACCTGCGCGGCTGGCTCGCTGCCAGAAAGACCCCTGTGCTCTCGGTCACACACGATGTCGGTGAGGCCTTTCAGTTGGACGCCGAGGTCATCAAGTTCGCCGACGGGCGCGTCGTCGAGCAGGGGCCGGTCGAGACTGTGCTTGCCGAGGAGCGGACACGATTGATGGAGCAACTCTCGCGACTTCAACAGAAGCGGTAG
- a CDS encoding UDP-N-acetylmuramate dehydrogenase, whose amino-acid sequence MPTLSIRVQEQVSLAPYTTFRIGGPASYFCEVASEAELVEAVQFARERGLKIFILGGGSNLLIADEGFDGLVIHIVITDPIPLVQPLPGSRFVECTVAAGIEWNAFVLHLCEQGISGIECLAGIPGSVGGTPVQNVGAYGQEVASTITAVRAFDLETDDFVTLTHDQCGFAYRHSIFNTTHRGRYIVTAVTFRFDRDARPNLTYADLQRHFADWDAKRPAPTPLDVYHAVRAIRHRKGMLIVEGEADCRSAGSFFKNPVVPRSTLDQIAANLHLPVGEIPHWPAAEEQIKLPAAWLLEKAGFTKGFALGHAGISSRHTLALINRGHATAADIAALRDRIVSEVQSRFGVTLEQEPVQP is encoded by the coding sequence GTGCCGACTCTTTCCATCCGTGTTCAGGAGCAGGTCTCGCTTGCCCCCTACACCACCTTCCGCATCGGCGGCCCTGCCAGCTATTTCTGCGAGGTCGCCAGTGAAGCCGAGCTTGTCGAAGCCGTTCAGTTCGCTCGCGAGCGCGGCCTAAAGATCTTCATCCTCGGCGGAGGCAGCAACCTGCTGATAGCCGATGAAGGCTTCGACGGCCTCGTCATCCACATCGTCATCACCGACCCCATTCCGCTCGTCCAGCCTCTTCCCGGCAGCCGCTTTGTCGAATGCACCGTCGCCGCCGGCATCGAATGGAACGCCTTTGTGCTGCACCTGTGCGAGCAGGGAATCAGCGGCATCGAGTGTCTGGCAGGCATCCCCGGCTCTGTCGGCGGCACTCCCGTCCAGAACGTCGGCGCCTATGGGCAAGAGGTCGCCAGCACTATCACCGCTGTCCGCGCCTTCGATCTCGAAACCGATGACTTCGTTACCCTCACGCACGACCAATGCGGCTTCGCCTATCGCCACAGCATCTTCAACACTACCCACCGAGGACGCTATATCGTCACCGCGGTCACGTTCCGGTTCGACCGTGACGCTCGGCCTAACCTTACCTACGCCGATCTGCAACGCCACTTTGCCGATTGGGATGCGAAGCGACCAGCGCCGACGCCGCTCGACGTCTATCACGCCGTCCGCGCCATTCGCCATCGCAAGGGAATGCTGATCGTCGAAGGAGAGGCGGACTGCCGCAGCGCCGGGTCGTTCTTCAAGAATCCCGTCGTTCCGCGCTCGACGCTCGACCAAATCGCCGCCAATCTCCATCTTCCTGTCGGAGAGATTCCCCACTGGCCCGCCGCCGAGGAACAGATCAAACTGCCCGCCGCATGGCTGCTCGAAAAGGCCGGATTCACCAAAGGCTTCGCCCTCGGCCACGCAGGCATCTCATCGCGGCATACGCTGGCGCTGATCAACCGCGGCCACGCTACTGCTGCCGATATCGCTGCACTGCGAGACCGCATCGTAAGCGAGGTGCAGTCGCGGTTCGGAGTCACGCTGGAGCAGGAACCAGTCCAGCCCTGA
- a CDS encoding BrxA/BrxB family bacilliredoxin, with amino-acid sequence MYPEIMVIPMREELTRAGLSEARTAADVDAALAQPGTTMVVVNSICGCAAGKMRPGVRLAMQHSAKPDHAVTVFAGQDREATEKARSYFGGHPPTSPAIAILRDGQLVYLMQRSAIETSTAPAIAQELTRAFDTYCTTTTA; translated from the coding sequence ATGTATCCAGAGATTATGGTGATTCCGATGCGCGAGGAGCTTACCCGCGCAGGCCTGTCCGAGGCCCGCACAGCAGCCGATGTGGACGCTGCCCTGGCGCAACCGGGAACGACGATGGTGGTAGTGAACTCGATCTGTGGATGCGCGGCAGGCAAGATGCGCCCCGGCGTTCGCCTGGCGATGCAGCACAGCGCCAAGCCCGACCACGCAGTAACGGTGTTCGCTGGCCAGGACCGCGAGGCGACGGAGAAGGCGCGCAGCTACTTCGGCGGTCATCCTCCGACCTCCCCGGCGATTGCGATTTTGCGCGACGGCCAGTTGGTATACCTGATGCAGCGCTCGGCGATCGAGACCTCGACCGCACCGGCCATCGCTCAGGAGCTGACGCGGGCGTTCGATACCTACTGCACAACGACAACTGCCTAA
- a CDS encoding sigma-54-dependent transcriptional regulator, which produces MATFSHISSSLQAVAGIEPQGDPLTFPYLLKRADGEIVGDSAAMKRLRLQVRRIGPHFRAVLIHGERGAGKERVARALHQESVRTDEPFVVAAAGNRISYLMKMARGGTLFFKGIDEMPLETQDELLESLRRHEWSQEGLAAPQRLGIRMIASTRQDLRGLVASGRFRQELYQRIAMVQIGVPCLRERMEDLPALTMHFLAGFERQYRQTITITKSAMELLQSHDWPGNVQELKSVLQDAVVKNRGGAIESWEIVFSPSTEKSGGQTAGEDQTKAARLQEVVDRHVLRVLNDCAGNKLRAAELLGISRSTLYRMLDGRSL; this is translated from the coding sequence ATGGCAACCTTCAGCCACATCTCTTCTTCTTTGCAGGCCGTTGCGGGGATAGAACCGCAAGGCGATCCTCTTACCTTTCCCTATCTGCTCAAGCGAGCTGATGGCGAGATTGTCGGCGACAGCGCGGCGATGAAGCGGCTGCGCTTGCAGGTTCGGCGCATTGGACCGCACTTTCGCGCGGTGTTGATTCACGGCGAGCGTGGCGCTGGGAAAGAGAGGGTCGCGCGCGCGCTGCACCAAGAGAGCGTCAGGACAGATGAGCCGTTCGTCGTGGCTGCTGCGGGCAACCGGATCTCATACCTGATGAAGATGGCGCGGGGAGGCACGCTGTTTTTTAAGGGCATCGACGAGATGCCGCTGGAGACGCAGGATGAGCTGCTGGAGTCGCTGCGAAGACATGAGTGGTCGCAGGAAGGGCTGGCCGCTCCGCAGAGACTAGGCATACGGATGATCGCTTCGACGAGGCAAGATCTGCGAGGACTGGTTGCGTCGGGTCGCTTCCGTCAGGAGCTTTATCAGCGGATCGCCATGGTACAGATCGGCGTGCCTTGCCTGCGCGAGAGGATGGAGGACCTGCCTGCGCTGACGATGCACTTTCTCGCCGGGTTTGAGAGACAGTACCGGCAGACGATCACGATTACGAAGAGTGCGATGGAACTGTTGCAGTCGCATGATTGGCCGGGCAATGTTCAGGAGTTGAAGAGCGTGTTGCAGGATGCGGTAGTGAAGAATAGGGGCGGAGCGATTGAGTCGTGGGAGATCGTCTTCTCTCCGTCTACGGAGAAAAGCGGCGGGCAGACCGCTGGAGAAGACCAGACGAAGGCAGCCCGGTTGCAGGAGGTGGTGGACCGGCATGTGCTTCGTGTTCTGAATGACTGTGCGGGAAATAAGCTGCGCGCGGCGGAGTTATTGGGGATCAGCCGCTCGACGCTGTATCGAATGCTGGATGGGCGGTCTCTCTAA
- a CDS encoding PadR family transcriptional regulator — protein MTGEPRLSHTAALILQAVNAGYIYGFSVMEVTGLPSGTVYPAMRRLERDELIRSHWEQQSIADSEQRPPRKYYKLTRAGNITLEASRKRYPLLTKLIPSTEVGSI, from the coding sequence ATGACAGGCGAACCTCGGCTCTCTCATACCGCCGCGCTTATCCTTCAGGCCGTCAACGCCGGTTACATCTACGGCTTCAGCGTCATGGAGGTCACCGGCCTTCCCAGCGGAACCGTCTATCCCGCGATGCGACGCCTGGAGCGAGACGAGCTGATTCGCTCTCACTGGGAGCAGCAATCCATCGCCGACTCCGAGCAGCGCCCGCCGAGAAAGTATTACAAGCTCACACGCGCCGGCAATATCACCCTCGAAGCCTCGCGCAAACGATATCCTCTCCTCACTAAGCTGATCCCGTCCACCGAGGTCGGATCCATATGA
- a CDS encoding alpha-galactosidase: protein MNVKHQASFASLSGSRRISWLCALALLVFTGFHAVAAMAQTGATIRYDATTRIFRIDAANTSYVLGINENQQVQSLYWGKRLGADDTFPAAKAMPEAASFDLPITTTPHEFIGWGGGLFVEPDLKITFPDGNRDLVLKYVSHRIDGNKLDIVMKDISREVYVTLQYQADPETGILRRSADIENRTDSPFTIEQVAAATWNLPRGTDYRLRYLTGRWAGEWNVQKQDIHPGKTVLESRRGTTGAQNNPWFAIDHVGNNDQDSGPVWFGALGWSGSWQISVEQDQLQQVRVTGGLNAFDFGYRLQKGEHFQTPYFYGGYSAHGIGGASRLMHRFEIDSLLPHAPTPKLRPVLYNSWEATEFRVDEAGQMALAEKAATLGVERFVMDDGWFGQRKDDHAGLGDWYVNPQKFPHGLKPLIDKVHSLGMDFGLWVEPEMVNPDSDLYRKHPDWVLNFSGRPRTEGRNQLVLNLARPDVRAYVYGFLDKLLTENDIAFLKWDYNRNWSEPGWPAVAPEDQKKVYVDFIRNLYSILAELRAKHPNVEIESCSGGGSRVDLGILQYTDEVWPSDNTDAYDRLLIQNGFTYAYTPGVMMAWVTDSPTWVNQRTLSLEYRFLSSMQGSLGIGANLNKWTPEDFATAKKMVAQYKSIRETVQRGSLYRLITPEDNSEQSVTESVSRDGKQAVTFAFLHSSRELYPYPRIYLRGLDAKANYRISALDGKLAKDTPDSASGAYWMNHGVDVELRGDFQAAAFTLEQAGAAKAGN from the coding sequence ATGAACGTGAAACACCAAGCATCATTCGCATCTTTATCCGGAAGCCGCCGCATCAGCTGGCTCTGCGCGCTTGCACTCCTGGTCTTTACCGGCTTCCATGCCGTTGCCGCCATGGCACAGACGGGCGCCACGATTCGCTACGATGCTACCACTCGCATCTTCCGCATCGATGCCGCTAACACCAGCTACGTCCTCGGCATCAACGAGAATCAGCAGGTCCAGTCCCTCTACTGGGGCAAGCGCCTGGGCGCTGACGATACTTTTCCCGCCGCCAAAGCTATGCCTGAGGCTGCGTCCTTCGATCTCCCCATCACAACCACGCCGCACGAGTTCATCGGCTGGGGTGGCGGTCTGTTCGTCGAACCCGACCTCAAAATCACCTTCCCCGACGGTAATCGCGACCTCGTCCTCAAATACGTCTCGCACCGCATCGACGGCAACAAGCTCGACATCGTCATGAAAGACATCTCGCGCGAAGTCTACGTCACTCTCCAATATCAGGCTGACCCCGAGACCGGCATCCTCCGCCGTTCCGCCGACATCGAAAACCGCACCGACTCTCCCTTCACCATCGAGCAGGTCGCTGCCGCAACATGGAACCTGCCCCGCGGCACCGACTATCGTCTGCGCTACCTCACCGGACGCTGGGCCGGAGAGTGGAATGTACAGAAGCAGGATATTCATCCCGGCAAAACCGTGCTCGAAAGCCGCCGAGGCACCACCGGCGCGCAAAACAACCCATGGTTCGCCATCGACCACGTCGGCAACAACGATCAGGACAGCGGCCCGGTATGGTTCGGCGCTCTCGGCTGGAGCGGCTCTTGGCAGATCTCCGTCGAGCAGGATCAACTCCAGCAAGTCCGCGTCACCGGCGGACTCAACGCATTCGACTTCGGCTACCGTCTGCAAAAGGGCGAGCACTTCCAGACCCCCTACTTCTACGGCGGATACTCCGCTCATGGCATCGGCGGCGCATCGCGTCTCATGCATCGCTTCGAAATTGACTCGTTGCTGCCTCACGCGCCAACTCCCAAATTGCGCCCGGTCCTCTACAACTCATGGGAGGCAACAGAATTTCGTGTCGATGAAGCCGGTCAGATGGCGCTCGCGGAAAAGGCCGCCACCCTCGGCGTTGAACGCTTCGTCATGGACGACGGCTGGTTTGGCCAGCGCAAAGACGACCACGCCGGCCTCGGCGACTGGTACGTCAACCCGCAAAAGTTCCCCCACGGCCTCAAGCCGCTCATCGACAAGGTCCACTCCCTCGGCATGGACTTCGGCCTCTGGGTCGAGCCGGAGATGGTCAATCCTGACAGCGATCTCTACCGCAAGCATCCTGACTGGGTATTGAACTTCTCCGGTCGCCCGCGCACCGAAGGCCGCAACCAGCTCGTACTCAACCTCGCCCGTCCCGATGTGCGCGCCTACGTCTATGGCTTCCTCGACAAACTTCTCACAGAAAACGACATCGCGTTCCTCAAGTGGGACTACAACCGCAACTGGTCTGAACCCGGCTGGCCCGCCGTCGCTCCCGAAGACCAAAAGAAGGTCTACGTCGACTTCATCCGCAATCTCTACTCCATCCTCGCCGAGCTGCGTGCCAAGCATCCTAACGTCGAGATTGAAAGCTGCTCCGGCGGCGGCAGCCGCGTCGACCTGGGCATCCTCCAGTACACCGATGAGGTCTGGCCCTCCGACAACACCGACGCCTACGACCGTCTGCTCATTCAGAACGGCTTCACCTACGCCTACACCCCCGGAGTCATGATGGCCTGGGTCACCGACTCACCGACGTGGGTCAACCAGCGCACGCTCTCGCTCGAGTACCGCTTCCTCTCCTCCATGCAGGGCTCGCTCGGCATCGGCGCCAACCTCAACAAGTGGACGCCGGAAGACTTCGCAACAGCGAAGAAGATGGTGGCTCAGTACAAGTCAATCCGCGAGACCGTCCAGCGCGGCTCGCTCTACCGCCTCATCACACCCGAAGACAACAGCGAGCAGTCTGTCACCGAGTCCGTCTCGCGCGACGGCAAGCAGGCAGTCACATTCGCCTTCCTGCACTCCAGCCGCGAGCTATACCCCTACCCTCGCATCTACCTCCGTGGCCTCGATGCCAAAGCCAACTATCGCATCTCCGCCCTCGACGGAAAGCTGGCGAAAGACACTCCAGACTCTGCCAGCGGAGCCTACTGGATGAATCACGGAGTCGATGTCGAGCTCCGTGGCGACTTCCAGGCCGCAGCCTTCACCCTCGAGCAGGCGGGAGCTGCAAAGGCAGGGAACTAA
- a CDS encoding glycoside hydrolase family 127 protein has translation MNPGLSRRKFIASAAVSMVPSAVAMAQPKGKGLMAMLAGETSAAAPKETLKADWKDAGVIDLSNSPYAKLKTVPIRAVRIKDGFWAQRRKTNITSSIPSMHDELLAHGRMDNFLRLQGKSTEPQKGPVYSDSDIYKWTEAVGFQLQNNDQSELRRTTDTMIREVVAVQEPSGYLNTYFNGDRKPLRMQYDTQTTGHELYCIGHMLQGAIAYYRATGDPTLLDAGIRFVNDFLIPNYGPGANQKEIVSGHPEIEMSLIELSRTTGDRRYVDLAGYILHGDPRIPLRPQQIVYMYCGIPFTSRTKLEGHAVRCMYACCGATDYYLETGDQAYWKTLNMLWDDLNAHQLYVTGGVGARAAGEAFGDAYELPNAQAYGESCAAIGNMMWNWRMLSATGDAKFTDVMERALYNGINSGMSLDGTTYCYRNPLAFDPSGESRDRHLVDGKIRNAWYDTTCCPPNLERTFASLSGYFYSTSQDGVYVHLYDNSEMNWHLNDGTPVKVAQETNYPWSGDVKITVSPAKPGEFVMYVRVPGWSKKNSVKVNGKEFAGAKPGEYLAIRRQWAENDTIDLSFDMTTHLLKANPAVTEDRGRVAFQRGPIVFCMEHLDQADHNAGMNLAGYIVRLDGETTTHFEPELLNGVMMLSHPAMLSDISSDTGLYFSAATPKPKETATTIRLIPYYAWANRDPASMQVWIPYRDA, from the coding sequence ATGAACCCTGGCCTGTCCCGTCGCAAATTCATTGCTTCCGCCGCCGTCTCGATGGTCCCTTCAGCAGTGGCTATGGCGCAACCCAAAGGCAAAGGGCTGATGGCGATGCTGGCAGGCGAGACGTCCGCTGCCGCGCCTAAGGAGACGTTGAAGGCTGACTGGAAGGACGCGGGCGTGATCGACCTTTCCAATTCTCCTTACGCGAAGTTGAAGACGGTGCCGATAAGAGCGGTTCGCATTAAAGATGGGTTCTGGGCACAGCGCCGCAAGACGAACATTACGTCGAGCATTCCCAGCATGCATGACGAGTTGCTGGCGCATGGACGCATGGATAACTTTTTACGGCTGCAGGGAAAGTCGACCGAGCCGCAGAAGGGGCCTGTGTACTCCGACTCCGATATTTATAAGTGGACGGAGGCGGTTGGGTTTCAGTTGCAGAACAACGATCAGTCTGAGTTGCGACGGACTACGGACACGATGATTCGTGAGGTGGTCGCTGTACAGGAGCCGAGCGGATATCTGAACACCTACTTCAACGGAGATAGAAAGCCGCTGCGTATGCAGTACGACACGCAGACCACGGGGCATGAGCTTTATTGCATCGGCCATATGTTGCAGGGCGCGATTGCGTACTATCGGGCGACTGGTGATCCGACACTGCTTGATGCGGGCATTCGTTTTGTGAACGATTTTCTGATTCCGAACTATGGGCCTGGTGCAAATCAGAAGGAGATCGTTTCGGGGCATCCGGAGATTGAGATGTCTTTGATCGAGCTGTCGCGCACGACTGGGGACCGCAGGTATGTCGATCTTGCAGGTTACATTTTGCATGGCGATCCGAGGATTCCGTTGAGACCGCAGCAGATTGTCTACATGTACTGCGGCATTCCGTTTACTTCGCGAACGAAGCTGGAGGGCCATGCGGTTCGGTGTATGTATGCGTGTTGCGGAGCGACGGACTACTACCTTGAGACCGGAGACCAGGCCTATTGGAAGACGTTGAATATGCTGTGGGACGACCTGAATGCTCATCAGCTTTACGTCACGGGCGGCGTGGGTGCGCGCGCGGCGGGCGAGGCTTTTGGAGATGCCTATGAACTGCCGAATGCACAGGCGTATGGAGAGAGCTGCGCGGCGATCGGCAACATGATGTGGAATTGGCGCATGCTTTCGGCAACGGGTGATGCGAAGTTTACCGATGTGATGGAGAGAGCGCTTTATAACGGCATCAACTCGGGGATGTCTCTGGATGGAACAACGTATTGTTATCGCAATCCGCTGGCGTTCGATCCGTCGGGAGAATCGAGAGACCGGCATCTGGTGGATGGGAAGATTCGCAATGCGTGGTATGACACGACGTGCTGCCCGCCAAATCTGGAACGGACGTTTGCTTCGTTGTCGGGCTACTTCTACAGCACAAGTCAGGATGGTGTATATGTTCATCTCTATGACAACTCGGAGATGAATTGGCATCTGAACGATGGGACGCCGGTTAAGGTCGCCCAGGAGACAAACTATCCCTGGAGCGGCGATGTGAAGATCACAGTCAGCCCGGCGAAGCCTGGCGAATTTGTCATGTACGTGCGCGTACCGGGGTGGTCGAAGAAGAACAGCGTGAAGGTGAATGGCAAAGAGTTTGCCGGAGCAAAGCCCGGAGAGTATCTGGCGATTCGGCGGCAATGGGCTGAGAACGACACCATCGATCTGAGCTTCGATATGACGACACATCTGCTGAAGGCTAACCCTGCGGTGACCGAAGACCGCGGAAGAGTTGCGTTTCAGCGCGGACCGATTGTGTTCTGCATGGAGCATCTGGACCAGGCAGACCATAACGCTGGTATGAATCTGGCTGGCTATATCGTTCGTCTCGACGGAGAGACGACGACGCACTTTGAGCCGGAGCTTTTGAACGGCGTAATGATGCTGAGCCATCCGGCGATGCTGAGTGACATTTCGAGCGATACCGGACTGTATTTTTCTGCGGCTACGCCAAAACCCAAGGAGACTGCGACGACGATACGACTGATTCCTTACTATGCGTGGGCGAATCGAGATCCGGCTTCGATGCAGGTATGGATTCCCTATAGGGATGCATAA